The following is a genomic window from Candidatus Cloacimonadota bacterium.
CACCGGCACCAGGGGCAGTTCGATGTCCTCGTAAAGCTCTTTCAAGCCGCTGTAGCTGAGGCGTTTGGCATAGACGGGCTGAAGCCGGAACACGGCCCAGGCGTCCTCGGCGGAGTAGTCGCGGGCGGCCTCGACATCCACAAGGTCGAAGCTCGTTTTGCTTTTTTTGTCCAGCAGGCTGGAGATGGGTATCATCGTGTGGCCGAGTTCCGCGATGGCGCAGGCGTCCAGGGAATACTGGTTGGTGCCGGGGTCCAGCAGATAGGCGGCCAGCATCGTGTCCCAGAGCGGGTTGGCCAGTTCCCATCCGTGTCCGCGCAGAACGATCAGGTCATATTTGAGGTTGTGGCCGAGGATGGTTTTCCCCGCCGTGGCCTGTTTCAGAGCGGCCAAAGTGTCTTCCAGGGGCAGATTGTCGTACATCTGGTGTCCCAGGGGCAGGTACCAGGCCTCGTCCGCATTCACGCAGAGCGAGATTCCCACCAGCTTTGCCCCCACGGGCTCCAGGGAATCGGTTTCCGTATCCAGGCTCACGAGCTCCGCCCGGCGCAGCGCGTCCCAAAGGAGGGGCAGGATTTCGGGAGTCGCGAGTATCGCCTTGAAAGAGGGCTGCCGCTCCGAAAGGCTTTCATCCCCGGCGGGCTCTTCGGCGAAAATGTCTCCCTGAGTGAGTTCCTCCTCCTTCGCCGCCTCAAGCGGTTCCCCGGCCTCCGGGGCAAAGCGGTTTTCGATTCTGCGCCTGAGCTGGTTCAGTTCGTAGCGGCTCAGAAAGTCCGCCGCCTGCGTCAGGTTGGCGCCCTTGAAGCCGAGCTTTTCGATTTCCGGCAGCGGGATGGGGGCGTCCCGGATTATCGTTGCCAACTGCCTGGAAAGATAGGCGCTTTCCTTGTTTTCAGCCAGCTTTTTCTGCGTCGAGCCGGTGATCTCGTCCAGATGCGCGTAGATGCCGTCCAGGGTTTGATACTGACGGAGCAGTTTCTCCGCGCCTTTCGGCCCGATGCCCCGCACGCCGGGAATGTTGTCGGAAGCGTCACCCGTCAGCGCCAGATAATCCACAAACTGCTCCGGGTGAACCCCGAATTTGGAGAAAACCCCCTCGCGGTCATAGCTGATATCCCTGGCGGGGTCGAAGATGGTCACCCGCTCTTCCACAAGCTGCGAATAATCCTTGTCCGAGGTCACGAAAACGATGTCGTAGGAATCCTTGAAACTCTCTCCCAGGGTGGCCAGGACATCATCCGCCTCATAGCCGTCGAGCGAGATTTCCTCCAGGCCGATAAGCTGGAAAAACCGCCGCACCGGCTCGATCTGTGCCGCCAGCTCATCCGGCATCGGCGGCCGGTTCGCCTTGTAATCCTCGCTCAGTTCGTGCCGGAAGGTCGGCCCCTTGCGGTCGAAGCTGATCAGGATGTTCTCCGCCCGCTTGAGTTCCAGAAAGTGCAGAAAGGAATTCACCACGCCGAAGATGGCGCTGGTGTGTTCTCCGCGGGAATTGACCAGCGGGTTTTTGATGAAGGCGAAATGTGAGCGGTACAGCAGGGCCGTGCCGTCGATAAGATAAAGCGTCTGGCGCATGGGATCGCTCCTGGCTGGATTTAGGCTGCAAGGCAGGATATAATCGGCTGGGATTATTGTCAACTTTTTCTTATGGCTTGTGCCTGGCCAAAGCGGATGGAAACTCCCCTGGCGTCCACGCTGGTGTAGCCTGGCGTACAGCGAACGCAGTGAGCATGGACGACAGGAAGGTCAACGGAATGAATGACAGGAGCTATTGCTGTCGTCGATGCCCGTTCCCCGCTCGACGCCAGCCCCCCCCTTCACATCAGCCTGTCCAGCATCTCATATCCGCCCACCCGGGGCAGCAGGCCCGCTTCCACGGCCCTTTTCACGGAGCGGCAGGGGAGGTCGCCGGCCTCGATCTGGGCGCGGGTAACGAATTCCAGGTCCAGTCCGGGGTAAAGTTTCGCGAGTTTCCACATCAGTTTGCAGAAGGCGTTGTACCAGCTCAGCAGTGTGAAGCCTTCGTTGGCCATGCTGGCGTTGAAGAGGCTGACATAGACTTTTAGGTCCTGCCGGTAGCCTTCGGAGAGGTTGAGTCGCTTGAGGTTGGTGGCGACGCGCCCGAAGCGGCGGTTGTTTTCGGTGGTTCGGGGCCTCACGTGCAGGCGGACTATCACGCGGTTGAGGCGGCGGTTGAAGTAATACACCAGGCCGTCGCAGGTGCCGGTGTAGCCGAGCAGCATGTTCTTGAATTTTGCTTTCATTTTATACTCCTTGTTCATATATTTCTATGGATTATAATGATTTCGAAGGAAAGGGTTGTCGGGGAGGCTGTCGTCGAGCGAGGAACGAGCATCGACGGCAGCAATGAATGATTCTTCCATGCTTCCTGTCGTCCATGCTCTCTGCGTTCGCTGGACGCCAGGCTACAGGATACGTCATCCTGGAGTCCAGCGAGCTTGCGAGCATGGACTACAGGAACTATTGCTGTCGTCGATGCTCGTTCCTCGCTCGACGCCAGCGTGGGGAGGTGGCGGTGACAAGGACTGGATTCCGGGTCAGGCCCGGAATGACGTGGGTGTGGGGGTGTTTTGCTGTCGTCGATGCTGCGCTCGACGCCAGCATCCCTCTATATTTGCGGTCTTAACCGCCTCCCGAAATCCTCCCGTGCTGTTTGCGGGCAATGTTTGGGGGCGGACAGGGTGGCATTTTCGCGCGCGTAAACATGCCTTCCTATAAACGTGCGTATGAGAAAAATGGGGTTTTGGAGAAAAAACTTTCAGGAAGCGCCAAAAACTTGTCTCCGCCGGCTTTTCCGGTCCCTCCGCCGCCGGGTTGGTGAAAAATAATTCCCGCCGGCGCCGGTTTTCTCATACGCAAAGTCAATAGAGGGGCCCCTCCAAAATAAAACATTGGAGAACCTTACCATGGAAAAAACGAACAATCCCTTGAACCTCATCACTTTCGGAAAGTCCGTGACCCGTCCGGAAGCGCTCGAGACGATGCCCGCCGCGAAACTGATGGCGATGCTGCAAAACGGCCGGTGGCGCAAGCCCATCGAGGCCATCCGCGGGGAAAAGAACCCCACTTTGCAAAAAGAAATGAAGCTGCGCCTGCCCTATTTCGTCTATGGCGTGCTGGAAGGCCCGCGCAGCGAGGAAAACGTGCGCCAGGTGAACGGCATCGTCTTCGATTTCGACCGCGTGGGCGACTTCACCGCCGCCAAGCAAAAGCTGATGGATGCCGCGCCCTGGTTCCGCTGGCTTTTCCGCAGCCCGGTGGACGGCCTCAAGCTGATGGTCCCCTTCAGCCGCCCCGTCACCGACAAAGCCGAATACATGCGCATTTGGAAGCTGCTCAAGGCGGAAATAGAGGCCAAAAGCGGACTCAAGGCCGACAACACGCCCGACCTCTGCCGCGCCTGCTTCCTTAGCTGGGACGACGATGTGATCACCTGCCCGGAAGAGTGGCAGAAGGATTTGGACGAGTATCTGAGGGAGGCGGAGATGATTGGCGTGAGCGATGGCGACGCTGGCGTCGAGCGCAGCAACAACACTTCCTGCAGTCCATGCTCACAGCGTTCGCTGGATTCCAGGGCAGGCTGGACTCCGGGATACACCGACCTCGACGAAGTGCAGGCCAAATCCGCCGTGGAATACCTCGCCCTGCGCAAAATCGACCGGCGCGACTGGATACGTTGCGGA
Proteins encoded in this region:
- the polA gene encoding DNA polymerase I, producing MRQTLYLIDGTALLYRSHFAFIKNPLVNSRGEHTSAIFGVVNSFLHFLELKRAENILISFDRKGPTFRHELSEDYKANRPPMPDELAAQIEPVRRFFQLIGLEEISLDGYEADDVLATLGESFKDSYDIVFVTSDKDYSQLVEERVTIFDPARDISYDREGVFSKFGVHPEQFVDYLALTGDASDNIPGVRGIGPKGAEKLLRQYQTLDGIYAHLDEITGSTQKKLAENKESAYLSRQLATIIRDAPIPLPEIEKLGFKGANLTQAADFLSRYELNQLRRRIENRFAPEAGEPLEAAKEEELTQGDIFAEEPAGDESLSERQPSFKAILATPEILPLLWDALRRAELVSLDTETDSLEPVGAKLVGISLCVNADEAWYLPLGHQMYDNLPLEDTLAALKQATAGKTILGHNLKYDLIVLRGHGWELANPLWDTMLAAYLLDPGTNQYSLDACAIAELGHTMIPISSLLDKKSKTSFDLVDVEAARDYSAEDAWAVFRLQPVYAKRLSYSGLKELYEDIELPLVPVLQRMEENGVKIDTPVLRETSRAINLELKDLADDIYRLAGREFNLNSTQQLAALLFEEMKIPAKKKTKSGYSTDITVLEQLAEDYEIADKLIQYRSLTKLESTYVGALPKLINPATGRIHSSFNQTVASTGRLSSSNPNLQNIPIRTELGRSIRKAFIASDPDWAIMSADYSQIELRLLALFSRDAALLEAFRKGLDIHRQTASLITGKPLDQVSGEERRQAKVINFGLLYGMGQKKLSRELGISLEDAKTMIRHYFERFPSISAYINDSKAEARLHRYSQTIFGRKLYLKNINSGHQGLRAEAERVAVNMPIQGTAADLIKLAMIAIHKLIRDDPRIRMVLQVHDELVFEVRRDFLAEAEDLVRREMENALPQQYRQVVELKTEIASGDNWFEAH